In the genome of Chryseobacterium sp. 52, the window TTGAAATCTGTAAAGGAGACAAGTCCGTTCTGGATGCAGGAGCAGGGCCGAATTACACTTATGTATGGAGCACCGGAGCCACTACACAAACCATCAATGCTGAGCTTGCAGGAATTTATACGGTAACCATAAGCAACGGAGCGTGTTCTAAAATGTTTACAGCAAAAGTAAATTATATTGTTACTCCTGAAATCCTGAGCATTATTTATAAGGACAACATCTTAACTATTAATATAAAAAATAGCGGAAATCTTCCCGCCGAATATTCAATTGACGGAGGGGTGACATGGCAGTCATCCAATATATTTAAGAATGTACTCAGAAACACTCAATATCCGATCAAGGTGAGAAACAGAGGGGCTTTATGTGAAACAAACACCACCTATTACACGTTCTTTATGTCTAATGTCATTACTCCAAACAATGACGGCAGAAATGATGTTATTAACTTCAGCGAAATCAGTAAGTATGGAAATTTCCAGGGAAGTATATTTGATAAGTATGGAAAGGTGGTTTTCAAGATCACTTCAAAAACCCCAATCTGGGATGGAAGATACCTTGACAGACCTCTTCCTTCTGACACCTACTGGTACAGATTGTTCTGGGAGGACCGGATCACTCAAAAACCAGTAGAAATATCAGGCTGGGTCTTACTAAAAAACAGAGACTAATATATTCTTATCTGCCTGCATTATCACTGCAGGCAGTTTTATTTTAGAATTCCCATGCACAAAATTTCTTCATCCCTACTATTAAAAAAAGGAATGATTGATATTAACTGTATTTAAACAAAAAATGCTATCTTTGCATTCACTTTATTCATGGGGTTGACTGGTTTCGACAGCAAGATCAATGGGTAAGTAAGCATGCAGAGAACCGTAGCGCGATCTCTTAAATCCCTTGCTACACAACTTTAACTGGCAACGAAGAGTTCGCTCTTGCAGCTTAATCCGAATAAAGTAAGATTCAAGCGCTTTCCTGAAGATAGTAAGGAAGCAAGATATCTCACAAATGCTCCGTTCTACGGCGTTTGATTCTGAGATATAGGAATGTAGAAATAAGGTTTTAGATGCTTTGGCTAAAACTCGAAAACTTCAGAAGATAAGCTGGATGTTGGGTGTCTGCCCTCTGCCTTCAGTCGAAAACCAATGGTAGAATAAGCATGTAGAAATCTTATGTGTTGCTTGTTTGGACGAGGGTTCGAATCCCTCCAACTCCACCAAGATGAAAGGTTATGAAACCTTTTGACAACTAAAAACCCTTTATATCATTGATGTAAAGGGTTTTTTATAAAAGTTCAACTTCATTGGTATTTATTAGATGTCAACAAAATGGTAGCATAAGTGGTAGCAAACTTTTTATTTCATCATTAAGTCTTATTATAAGGTTTAGCACTAAATTCAAATGAATTAAATATTAATACCAAACCTCTTCAATTTCTTTATAGATTCGTAGGCTTTCACCAACGACTGTTCCTTTACCTGCTCATTTTTTGACAAAGAGGATTGGATAGATTTTACATTTCCCAATTCAGGTATTGTAAAAATATTAGTTTGATTGGCCAAGTCGATTATTTTTTTCCATTCGTCTTTTGAAAGTAGTTTTAATCGGTCGAACATAAATTTTATTTCTACAGATTCCTTGTCTTCAAAATTAGACAAAGCATTTACTTCCTCGAAAAAAGATGGGTTTTCTGATAAATATTGGATTGCTTTTCTACCAACTGTAATATCTCTCGGGAGAAGATTTTTATTTTTTTGAATTGCTTTTAAAACTTCTTCTACCGAAGTTCTATTGAAACCTTCAAGAGAATATTCGTCTAGATAATTAGAAAATCCACCCCAAAACTTCACTCCAAATTTGTGGATTTCACTGATGATGAAAAGCCTGTCTTCTTCATTATTGGTATCAATTTCCTTTTCATTTTCCCGATTTTCTTTTTCTTCAGTTGAAACTAAGTATTCTGAAATAATCGTCTGCAAATCTTCATTGTAAGACGTTTCCTTTAGTTTATTCCAAGAAGTTTCTCTTTTGGCATATTCGGAAATCAAACTATTGTTAGCTTCTTTTACCAAATGTTCGAACACAAAAACCAAGAGTTTTTTGAAATGATTGGTCAAAACGTCATCTATTTTTTGGTCTTCATATATTTTCCATAAATCCAGTCGATTATCCGTCAAATAATGGAAATAAGAAAGGGAGTATGCAACGGTAAATGATTTCAAGTTGGTATCCCCAATCGCATCTACGTTTTTTCTACCAAACAATTTATCTATTGACTTGAATAGAATGGCATTGGCAATAAGTTTTTTGTAGAGATTTTCGCCGGGTAATTTATTTTTACTGACGAGAATATTTATTTTCTTTGTGAAATGAATGAAATTTTTCTGCGAACCTTGCGATACAAAATTTGGTTCTAGTTCCCAAAGATTAATAAATTTAGCAACGTCCGATTTTACGAATTTTTGACTTGTAGGATTTTGTTCTTTGAACTTCCTTTGCTGTACAAGTGTTGTGAGCTTATTAAGGTTTTCTTTAAATTGCCCATTAACACGCTCAAAATACCATAATGTTGATAAATTTTTATTTTCAGAATTAGCAACATATTTCTTTCTCGAAAGATTTTCTATCTGAACGAAATAAGGATTATTGGATGATAAATCCAAATCGGTAACCTTATTTTGACTATTTGCAAATCGAGCAATAAATGGAACTTCGATATTTTTCTGTTCTATATTTTTAATTACAGTTAACTTCATTTGAACAAATATTTTGCTCAAATCTGCTTCTTTATGTTTTTTTTGAGTATGATAAAGAGATGCTGTAGTTTGCCCCCCATTCACAATTTGAAAATCATTGAGTCTAGTGATAATCAATTGCCCGTCTAAAAGTTTTGTTTCTACACTTTCTGCGGTTCCAGTAATTCCATTATTGTATGGAAGAAACATATGAGGCTTTGTTCTTATCGTATCACTAATAGGTTTATTATATTTTCCTTTCTGACCCAAGAATGCACGAACATTGCTTTCCAAGAGTTCGTTTGAAAATTCTTTATACAAATTGGCTAAAACTTTTCCAGGAACAATTGCCAAATAACAATCGTACATTTCGTCGATGCTTGGAACTTGAAGGCATTGTAGACCCGTACCTTCTTCTGTAAATTTCTCAAATTCAATTTCTATCGGTTCGTGAATGCTGCTGGACTGATTGATTTTAAACAATCTTGCAACATCCCAAGTGTGAACGAAAACATCAACGTCATTAATTTCTAAATTTTCTTTATCGTGATTGGAAAAACCATTGATTAAAAAATAAACATTAATTCTGTCAAAATCTTTACCTTGTTTGCCAATAATTTTTATCAGTTCGTTGAGTTCTGTATGCGAATGGTCGATGTAGTCAATGTGTCTTTTGAGCGATGAATTGATGAATCTTTTGATTTGATTCAGCGATTTTGTGTATTCATCTTTCGAAATATTGTACTCATAACTGTCATTGCGAAAACACGTAATAAATAAGTCTAAAGTTTCAAAATACGTCTTATTGTTTTCATCTTTGAATTGGTCTTTCAGGCAGTAACCGTTGATTTTCCAATCGATTCCGCCTTGACTGTTTGGATGAATGTAAGACAAAACTCTTGCGCCTTCCGATTTCCCGATAGACTCGAAAACTTCGATGCAATATTCTGTAAATTTATCTTCAAAACTCGCTCCTTCTCCGTCTGAATAAACCAATGAAGCAACATCAGATTTTAATTCCTCAATGTAATTTTGTAACGCTTTTTCCATTCATTAAATGTTTTGGGTAATCTCTTCCATTTCGACTGAAAAATTTTCTACTGCCGAAAGTTCGATGATATATGAAGTGTTGTAAACGCCTACTGGAAGCTGACTTTTGATTATTTTTGGAAATTCTTCGGAAACCGAATAAGTATATATTTTCTTCAAAGAATACATTTTGTTGTAGTGTTCTTTATCATCTTCAAAATATCCTAAAAGCATTAATCTTTCATTGAAAAACTTGAGTTCGTCAATATTGGCAGACAATTTTTGCTGGGTTTGGTCGATTAAAGAATTGAGTGTAAAACCATTTTCTTTCACATCTTCTACAGTGTACAAAATCAGAAACAATTCGTTCAGATTTTGAGCATCCAATTGACCTTCATTGGTGATTTTTAGTTTTGGATATTTTGAGGATGTGAGTTTTATTTCAATTCCGGTTGCTCCAAAAACAAAATCTTTATCTTCAAAATCGGGTCCAGTCCAAGCGTTTAAAATGGTTGAGGAAGATTTCTGATGGTCTAAAAGGTGATTAATGAAAAGCAATTCGCCAATCAAACCTTTCTGTTGTTCGAGACTTATACCATTGAAATTAATTTTATCAAATAGTTTTTTCCATTTTGAAATGACGTTCAGGGTTTTTGTTACCGCTTCACTTTCCGTCACGCTTTCAGCAATATCTTCCAAAATATTTTGGATAAACAAAGAAAAAATATCTTTCAGATCATTATCTAATAGATAGATATTCAGCTCGCAAGAATCATCGGTTTCAATTGGAAAAATCTCAACACCTTTGAAACGATAATTTTTCAGTTCCGGAATTTCCACATTTTTGGAAACAGACATTATGTACAAATGCTGTCCAGTAATATGATTGGTAGCAGCGTAACAATTGAGATGCGGAATATCTTCAATCCTTGTTTTTATAATGATGTTGCCGGTCGGTTTCTGCGTTTCCCAAATTGATTTTATATTAACCATAATTATTCATTATCGTTATTTGGAGAATCATCATCTTCTTGTGGGTCTTCGTCGAAACTATCAAAAATGG includes:
- a CDS encoding AIPR family protein; this encodes MEKALQNYIEELKSDVASLVYSDGEGASFEDKFTEYCIEVFESIGKSEGARVLSYIHPNSQGGIDWKINGYCLKDQFKDENNKTYFETLDLFITCFRNDSYEYNISKDEYTKSLNQIKRFINSSLKRHIDYIDHSHTELNELIKIIGKQGKDFDRINVYFLINGFSNHDKENLEINDVDVFVHTWDVARLFKINQSSSIHEPIEIEFEKFTEEGTGLQCLQVPSIDEMYDCYLAIVPGKVLANLYKEFSNELLESNVRAFLGQKGKYNKPISDTIRTKPHMFLPYNNGITGTAESVETKLLDGQLIITRLNDFQIVNGGQTTASLYHTQKKHKEADLSKIFVQMKLTVIKNIEQKNIEVPFIARFANSQNKVTDLDLSSNNPYFVQIENLSRKKYVANSENKNLSTLWYFERVNGQFKENLNKLTTLVQQRKFKEQNPTSQKFVKSDVAKFINLWELEPNFVSQGSQKNFIHFTKKINILVSKNKLPGENLYKKLIANAILFKSIDKLFGRKNVDAIGDTNLKSFTVAYSLSYFHYLTDNRLDLWKIYEDQKIDDVLTNHFKKLLVFVFEHLVKEANNSLISEYAKRETSWNKLKETSYNEDLQTIISEYLVSTEEKENRENEKEIDTNNEEDRLFIISEIHKFGVKFWGGFSNYLDEYSLEGFNRTSVEEVLKAIQKNKNLLPRDITVGRKAIQYLSENPSFFEEVNALSNFEDKESVEIKFMFDRLKLLSKDEWKKIIDLANQTNIFTIPELGNVKSIQSSLSKNEQVKEQSLVKAYESIKKLKRFGINI
- a CDS encoding PD-(D/E)XK motif protein, which translates into the protein MVNIKSIWETQKPTGNIIIKTRIEDIPHLNCYAATNHITGQHLYIMSVSKNVEIPELKNYRFKGVEIFPIETDDSCELNIYLLDNDLKDIFSLFIQNILEDIAESVTESEAVTKTLNVISKWKKLFDKINFNGISLEQQKGLIGELLFINHLLDHQKSSSTILNAWTGPDFEDKDFVFGATGIEIKLTSSKYPKLKITNEGQLDAQNLNELFLILYTVEDVKENGFTLNSLIDQTQQKLSANIDELKFFNERLMLLGYFEDDKEHYNKMYSLKKIYTYSVSEEFPKIIKSQLPVGVYNTSYIIELSAVENFSVEMEEITQNI